A genomic window from Periweissella cryptocerci includes:
- a CDS encoding DUF805 domain-containing protein, translating to MIKATGISWTHVFDYKSKTTRKEYLLAWVGNILIYLIGGMFLLPMVTAWIEYPFHITENARMVGAYVEAIVIVTAFALIQISLNVRRLRDVGMSPWLGLLMILFPISWIFFVAIAFIPSKSSKK from the coding sequence ATGATTAAAGCAACGGGAATCTCTTGGACGCATGTGTTTGACTACAAGAGTAAAACTACTCGGAAGGAATATTTGTTAGCTTGGGTTGGTAATATTTTGATTTATCTAATTGGGGGGATGTTCTTATTACCAATGGTTACGGCATGGATTGAATATCCATTCCACATTACTGAGAATGCTCGAATGGTTGGGGCATATGTCGAGGCAATTGTCATCGTTACTGCATTTGCCCTGATTCAAATTAGCTTGAACGTTCGGCGGTTGCGGGATGTTGGTATGTCACCTTGGCTTGGTTTATTGATGATTCTCTTCCCAATCTCGTGGATTTTCTTCGTGGCGATAGCGTTTATTCCAAGCAAAAGTTCTAAGAAGTAA
- a CDS encoding DUF805 domain-containing protein → MITATKDFWIKTFDYKSEATRADYWWAMLGNAILFVLVTIVGSLLIGAILALIDSGTNDMIDIIVTVFVVFLLLAVIVPSVSLNVRRLRDVGLSPWLGLLMIIPVTGIFFLIVSFLPSKQK, encoded by the coding sequence ATGATTACAGCAACCAAAGATTTTTGGATTAAAACGTTTGACTACAAATCAGAGGCAACTCGAGCAGATTACTGGTGGGCAATGTTAGGTAATGCGATTTTGTTCGTATTAGTAACTATCGTAGGTTCATTATTAATTGGCGCCATCTTGGCATTAATTGATTCAGGGACTAACGATATGATTGATATTATCGTGACCGTGTTCGTCGTATTTTTATTACTGGCAGTTATTGTACCTTCAGTAAGTTTGAATGTACGCCGTTTGCGTGATGTTGGATTGTCACCATGGCTGGGGTTATTGATGATTATTCCAGTCACAGGGATTTTCTTTTTGATTGTTTCATTCTTACCAAGTAAACAGAAGTAG
- a CDS encoding immunity protein YezG family protein, whose product MITMLENELAPLYNELGNEVIMTIPKDWTEVHYLGEVESKERSTASIFYFKEKMRIIILFVQTIFLIFITFRRRNMITL is encoded by the coding sequence ATGATAACTATGTTAGAAAATGAACTGGCACCTTTATACAATGAATTGGGCAACGAAGTGATTATGACGATTCCTAAGGATTGGACAGAAGTCCATTATTTAGGTGAGGTAGAATCGAAGGAGAGGAGTACAGCTTCCATTTTTTACTTTAAAGAAAAAATGAGAATAATAATTTTATTCGTTCAAACGATATTCTTGATATTTATAACGTTTCGAAGGCGGAATATGATAACCTTATAG
- a CDS encoding SMI1/KNR4 family protein, which translates to MINAVELPKSLWLSSDKIQFDWLNQHVGGKIVGTTWHHTAIPGVMERVPFGIHNVTAVGDQLDFGLTVRDKKCEGKMIMKIDESTIALPVPNDEQFSREERIWRLELPVEYKQFLSLYNGGVPITGEFTVNNHKYLIERFLGIIKPIREHELGMYDIDVILTQLDDRLYTDESILGVELLPIATLFAGDFVVLNFKNGSKMPNVEIWLHEESMELEAKTIPAFKSFAELLDNLSE; encoded by the coding sequence GTGATAAATGCTGTTGAATTACCAAAGAGTTTATGGTTAAGTAGTGATAAAATTCAGTTTGACTGGCTTAATCAACACGTTGGTGGGAAAATAGTAGGTACAACATGGCACCATACTGCCATACCAGGAGTAATGGAACGAGTTCCATTTGGAATTCATAATGTAACAGCGGTGGGCGATCAACTGGATTTTGGGCTAACAGTACGAGATAAAAAGTGTGAAGGAAAAATGATTATGAAAATTGATGAAAGTACGATTGCATTGCCTGTACCTAATGATGAACAATTTAGTCGTGAAGAGCGAATTTGGAGATTGGAATTACCCGTAGAATATAAACAATTTCTTAGCTTATATAATGGGGGAGTTCCAATTACGGGTGAATTTACAGTTAATAATCATAAATACTTAATCGAACGTTTCTTAGGTATAATAAAACCTATTCGGGAGCATGAATTAGGCATGTATGACATCGATGTGATTTTGACGCAACTTGATGATCGGTTGTATACAGATGAATCTATTTTAGGTGTTGAACTATTACCAATAGCTACTCTTTTTGCAGGTGATTTTGTAGTGCTTAATTTTAAAAATGGTTCAAAAATGCCTAACGTTGAAATTTGGTTACATGAAGAATCAATGGAACTCGAAGCTAAAACAATTCCGGCATTTAAATCTTTTGCTGAATTATTAGATAATCTTTCAGAATGA
- a CDS encoding DNA/RNA non-specific endonuclease, producing the protein MEAKELHVKKHGPKMGNSSETFDKLETDHIIGDQFGGSNLRDNLLSQDKDLNRDAYYKMESEWRAELDANPPKKVTVQIDIEYPKDGSQRPTAYHVSYKIGNNKKVFKDFNNSK; encoded by the coding sequence GTGGAAGCAAAAGAATTACATGTAAAAAAACACGGACCGAAGATGGGAAATAGTTCAGAAACGTTTGATAAGTTAGAAACGGATCATATCATTGGTGACCAATTTGGTGGGTCGAATTTGCGTGATAATTTACTATCGCAAGATAAAGATCTTAATCGTGATGCGTACTATAAAATGGAAAGTGAATGGCGTGCAGAACTAGATGCTAATCCTCCAAAAAAAGTGACAGTTCAAATTGATATTGAATATCCGAAAGATGGAAGCCAAAGACCAACTGCTTATCATGTGAGTTACAAGATTGGAAATAATAAGAAAGTATTTAAGGACTTTAATAATTCTAAATAA
- a CDS encoding IS3 family transposase, which yields MTYVKTVRDGWTYLASVIDMHSRRIIGYAYGFHKDTTLALMALSNALLSRDIRPDETILHSDNGPEFTSIDYEVVAEAYKLRRSYSAPGVPYDQAVIESFHATLKKEEVHPNVYESFEEARVRLIYWIEHWYNRTRFHSSLDYLSPVEFEKELAVKKVPTVQKT from the coding sequence ATCACCTACGTTAAAACGGTTAGAGATGGGTGGACGTATTTGGCCAGTGTTATTGATATGCATTCCCGACGAATTATTGGCTATGCATATGGATTCCACAAAGACACCACATTGGCACTGATGGCTTTGAGTAATGCGTTACTTTCGCGCGATATTCGGCCAGATGAAACTATCCTACATTCAGATAATGGCCCTGAATTCACAAGTATCGACTATGAAGTTGTCGCTGAAGCATACAAACTCAGGCGGTCATACAGCGCACCTGGCGTCCCGTATGATCAAGCAGTCATTGAGTCATTCCACGCAACATTGAAGAAAGAAGAAGTTCACCCAAACGTGTATGAATCATTTGAGGAAGCACGTGTCCGCTTAATTTACTGGATTGAACACTGGTATAACCGCACTCGCTTCCATAGTAGTTTAGATTATTTATCGCCGGTTGAATTTGAAAAAGAGCTGGCCGTAAAGAAAGTTCCAACGGTTCAGAAAACATAA
- a CDS encoding HNH endonuclease signature motif containing protein, whose product MPGKIVNGIKQRYDNFSDAIGDLFSRGAKVVVKGFDKGTNAVKSAISKHLPSWISKPLNAYIGFNVSVDKGITAFVSDLGSGLYSLNKGLEDTFLDGVSASFGNKAAQNRLLTTLKNTGYAAANVALSLMRHSGDANTRIAGESFTKYLSKVTNGKIDGGKALENALAASVTNMYKKNGGVYTATYLGLTIASLFVSGGTVVGVGSKFGKTDELLGLAGKGEKVAKVAGDVKKENNFTGLLRGEKIVLKNIDTKPVEYVKRPSVEAKKLRNKFNASVKKSFLRNLATDEKRLQKYGLTKNDIEDMRDGYVPDGWQVHHQLPLDDSGTNDFSNLVLVKNEPYHKVITNYQRSSTKGMKPGDKRIINWPFIKNNIYNPK is encoded by the coding sequence ATGCCCGGAAAAATAGTTAATGGTATTAAACAACGTTATGATAATTTTTCGGACGCAATTGGTGACTTGTTTAGCCGTGGAGCGAAAGTGGTGGTTAAGGGATTTGATAAGGGGACTAACGCGGTTAAATCGGCGATTAGTAAGCATCTCCCCAGCTGGATTAGTAAACCCCTCAACGCCTATATTGGGTTCAATGTATCGGTTGATAAGGGTATAACCGCGTTTGTCTCGGATTTGGGCAGTGGTTTATATAGCCTGAATAAGGGGCTGGAAGATACTTTTCTGGACGGAGTTAGTGCCTCATTTGGTAATAAAGCCGCACAAAATCGCTTGTTGACCACTTTGAAAAATACTGGCTATGCAGCGGCGAACGTGGCACTTAGTTTGATGCGGCATAGCGGTGATGCAAACACGCGTATAGCTGGTGAGTCATTTACGAAGTATTTATCAAAAGTGACAAATGGTAAAATAGATGGTGGTAAGGCATTAGAAAATGCGTTAGCGGCTTCAGTTACCAACATGTACAAGAAAAACGGTGGCGTGTACACCGCAACATACCTAGGATTGACGATTGCTTCGCTGTTTGTGAGTGGTGGAACGGTTGTCGGTGTTGGTTCGAAGTTTGGTAAGACTGATGAACTGTTGGGGTTAGCTGGTAAGGGTGAGAAAGTTGCAAAGGTTGCTGGTGATGTAAAAAAAGAAAACAATTTCACGGGGCTACTCAGAGGTGAGAAAATTGTACTTAAAAATATTGATACGAAACCAGTCGAGTACGTAAAACGGCCATCAGTGGAAGCAAAAAAACTTAGAAATAAATTTAATGCTTCCGTAAAAAAATCATTTTTGCGAAATTTGGCGACTGATGAAAAAAGGTTGCAGAAGTATGGATTGACAAAAAATGATATTGAAGACATGAGAGATGGCTATGTGCCTGATGGTTGGCAAGTCCATCATCAATTGCCATTAGACGATAGTGGGACTAATGATTTTAGCAATTTGGTGTTAGTTAAAAATGAACCATACCATAAGGTGATTACCAATTATCAAAGATCAAGTACAAAAGGGATGAAGCCGGGTGATAAGAGAATAATCAATTGGCCATTCATCAAAAACAATATTTATAATCCAAAATAA
- a CDS encoding immunity protein YezG family protein, with product MEFEKGLSNWQTEVLQLVFDYMNGKEGHYYIYGSNEAGVLGFDFFMEVQGKIYTRNDIDGSVMFNDASNDYEELFDKGTNMILDLKSMFEKNGNEAPTEVRMKYDSIGGDIAIKYGYARMYSDDENILVTDVFDNWVLVEKERLNNGI from the coding sequence ATGGAATTTGAAAAAGGTTTATCAAATTGGCAGACGGAAGTATTGCAACTTGTTTTTGATTATATGAACGGAAAGGAAGGGCATTACTATATTTACGGGTCGAATGAAGCGGGTGTGCTGGGTTTTGATTTCTTTATGGAAGTGCAAGGTAAAATTTACACTCGAAATGATATTGACGGGAGTGTAATGTTTAATGACGCATCAAATGATTATGAAGAATTATTTGATAAAGGAACGAATATGATTTTGGATTTAAAAAGTATGTTCGAAAAGAATGGAAATGAAGCACCTACTGAGGTACGAATGAAATATGATTCAATAGGTGGTGATATTGCAATTAAGTATGGATATGCTCGAATGTATTCAGATGATGAAAATATACTTGTGACAGATGTGTTTGATAATTGGGTGTTGGTTGAAAAAGAGAGGCTAAATAATGGAATTTGA
- a CDS encoding YrhA family protein, translating to MWKEDLQFIEERTQRRDKKLNEGLSDDEYYRLTAAIKVTLNKVLPSEYIHFLGLHNGIEFNGYSLYGADEDIIPKINAGIVYGIIERNELWYEVEDNRKYLFLGESGESIFVFDSLMNVYRLLDSPSGSEITEFTKLDELLDAFFELSTL from the coding sequence ATGTGGAAAGAAGATTTACAATTCATTGAAGAACGGACGCAAAGGCGTGATAAAAAATTAAATGAAGGACTGTCTGATGATGAATATTATCGATTAACTGCTGCAATCAAGGTTACATTGAATAAAGTTTTGCCTAGTGAATATATACATTTTCTTGGTTTGCATAACGGAATTGAATTTAATGGATATTCTTTATATGGAGCTGACGAAGATATAATTCCAAAAATCAATGCGGGGATAGTATATGGAATTATCGAACGGAATGAATTATGGTATGAAGTTGAAGACAATAGAAAGTATTTATTTCTGGGAGAATCTGGTGAAAGTATATTTGTCTTTGATTCACTGATGAATGTATATCGTCTCTTGGATTCACCATCAGGAAGTGAAATTACTGAATTTACAAAATTAGATGAATTGTTGGATGCCTTTTTTGAACTATCAACTTTGTAA
- a CDS encoding immunity protein YezG family protein, whose protein sequence is MVLKNEDVNKLGQQIIDMIPTEWSYIYFLSEVEVGKSSISAEFYFQDAKTKEFVLSHDIPEKYSVSEDIYDSLLDELYDLVLKIYDTDLNLNGEIWDQLLMEINPKLQFKINFSYHALEGPESQVERRIFWAYDTIGLVPKDGSFGYKELQEHLAEKNKNDIDIEKNVTEPLEDKNQHSPKKKKFFGLF, encoded by the coding sequence ATGGTGCTTAAAAATGAAGATGTTAATAAATTAGGGCAACAAATTATTGATATGATTCCTACCGAGTGGAGTTATATTTATTTCTTGAGTGAAGTTGAAGTAGGAAAATCGAGTATTTCTGCTGAATTTTATTTTCAGGATGCAAAGACTAAGGAATTTGTTTTGTCACATGATATCCCTGAAAAGTATTCAGTTTCGGAAGATATATATGACAGTTTGTTGGATGAATTATATGATTTAGTTCTTAAGATTTATGATACTGATCTGAATTTGAATGGTGAGATTTGGGATCAGCTATTGATGGAAATTAATCCTAAACTACAGTTTAAAATTAACTTTAGTTATCATGCGTTGGAAGGACCAGAAAGCCAAGTTGAACGTCGAATTTTTTGGGCTTATGACACAATTGGCTTGGTACCTAAGGATGGGAGCTTTGGCTATAAAGAATTACAGGAGCATTTGGCCGAAAAGAATAAAAATGACATTGATATAGAAAAAAATGTTACTGAACCTTTGGAAGACAAAAATCAACATAGTCCAAAGAAAAAGAAATTCTTCGGTTTGTTCTAA
- a CDS encoding SMI1/KNR4 family protein: protein MYDDKSIMFPLPSQDLITKEEGCWSVVLPDDYKKFITAYNGVTPISNEFTVNAREYLIEKFLPILETPEDNELGEYDIDVVLTELDERLISDEDLVGVELLPIAALFSGDFLVLDYSSRKQNPSLAIWLHDESSEWEPVKIPAFETFSELLNNLH from the coding sequence ATGTACGATGACAAGTCAATTATGTTTCCACTTCCTTCACAAGATTTAATCACAAAAGAAGAAGGCTGTTGGTCTGTTGTATTACCAGACGATTATAAGAAATTCATTACCGCATATAATGGTGTAACGCCAATTTCGAATGAATTTACCGTAAATGCTCGAGAATATTTAATAGAAAAATTTCTCCCAATTCTTGAGACACCAGAAGATAATGAGCTTGGAGAATATGACATTGATGTGGTATTAACTGAACTTGACGAACGATTAATTTCTGATGAAGATTTGGTTGGTGTTGAGTTGTTACCTATCGCTGCATTGTTTTCGGGAGATTTCTTAGTGTTAGATTATTCTAGTCGAAAGCAAAATCCTAGTTTAGCGATTTGGTTACATGATGAATCATCAGAATGGGAGCCAGTTAAAATTCCAGCTTTCGAAACATTTTCAGAATTACTTAATAATTTGCATTGA
- a CDS encoding transposase — MAKRFNDDFKQMIVDLAQTDMPLAEIADSYSVGVSTIQKWVKASQDNKLQSTTSADVTKLRQELAAAKQENDILKKSLAIFARKIK, encoded by the coding sequence ATGGCAAAACGTTTTAATGATGATTTTAAGCAAATGATTGTCGACCTAGCTCAGACCGACATGCCCTTAGCCGAAATCGCAGATAGTTATTCAGTTGGGGTTTCAACCATTCAGAAATGGGTTAAGGCATCACAAGACAATAAACTACAAAGCACAACTTCGGCGGATGTGACTAAGCTCCGGCAAGAACTCGCTGCCGCCAAACAGGAGAATGATATTCTAAAAAAATCATTGGCCATCTTCGCACGGAAAATAAAATAA
- a CDS encoding SMI1/KNR4 family protein has translation MDNHTVFHCQHQKAINCMVQNVGQRVCGQMHLDKGEKQIMYDDKSIMFPLPSQDLITKEEGYWSIVLPDDYKKFITAYNGVTPISNEFTVNAREYLIEKFLPILETPEDNELGEYDIDVVLTELDERLISDEDLVGVELLPIAALFSGDFLVLDYSNRKQNPSLAIWLHDESSEWEPVKIPAFETFSELLNKLH, from the coding sequence ATGGATAATCATACAGTATTCCATTGCCAACACCAAAAGGCTATAAATTGCATGGTTCAAAATGTCGGTCAGCGGGTATGTGGGCAGATGCACCTAGATAAAGGAGAAAAACAAATTATGTATGATGACAAGTCAATTATGTTTCCACTTCCTTCACAAGATTTAATCACAAAAGAAGAAGGCTATTGGTCTATTGTATTACCAGACGATTATAAGAAATTCATTACCGCATATAATGGTGTAACGCCAATTTCGAATGAATTTACCGTAAATGCTCGAGAATATTTAATAGAAAAATTTCTCCCAATTCTTGAGACACCAGAAGATAATGAGCTTGGAGAATATGACATTGATGTGGTATTAACTGAACTTGACGAACGATTAATTTCTGATGAAGATTTGGTTGGTGTTGAGTTGTTACCTATCGCTGCATTGTTTTCGGGAGATTTCTTAGTGTTAGATTATTCTAATCGAAAGCAAAATCCTAGTTTAGCGATTTGGTTACATGATGAATCATCAGAATGGGAACCAGTTAAAATTCCAGCTTTCGAAACATTTTCAGAGTTACTTAATAAGTTGCATTGA
- a CDS encoding T6SS immunity protein Tdi1 domain-containing protein, with protein MVQIKDFEKYSSVPTDVILKYEGVLPDEIISIWKQYGFGSFHHGFLRTVNPDDPEFVSILTETTEIFSEVKVLFSTGMNDLMVWGKSVDDEYRLYILKYRNESYEILGKNMDLFFVFLNANADVQAEQLSIQPYKEAVKIKGYPTYNTGFGYVPLLMLGGNEADIESLEIVDTKTHITLISKFVGNPIF; from the coding sequence ATGGTTCAAATAAAAGATTTTGAAAAATATAGCAGTGTACCGACTGATGTTATTTTAAAGTACGAAGGGGTACTTCCAGACGAAATTATTTCAATTTGGAAACAGTATGGTTTTGGTTCATTTCACCATGGGTTTTTAAGGACTGTAAATCCAGATGACCCCGAATTTGTGAGTATACTTACAGAAACTACTGAAATTTTTAGTGAGGTAAAAGTTTTATTTTCCACGGGCATGAACGATTTAATGGTTTGGGGCAAAAGTGTGGATGATGAATATCGTTTGTATATTTTAAAATACCGAAATGAATCATATGAGATATTGGGTAAAAATATGGATTTGTTTTTCGTTTTCTTAAATGCGAATGCGGATGTACAGGCAGAACAATTATCTATTCAGCCTTACAAGGAGGCGGTGAAAATAAAAGGCTATCCAACATACAATACAGGATTTGGGTATGTACCATTACTTATGTTAGGTGGAAATGAAGCTGATATTGAATCACTTGAAATTGTAGACACCAAAACTCATATAACGTTAATTTCGAAATTTGTTGGTAATCCAATTTTTTAG